The Betta splendens chromosome 24, fBetSpl5.4, whole genome shotgun sequence DNA window TGCTTTCTAGTTTAAATCCCTGGGATGTGAACATGTGGCCAGTAACAGTGGCTTCTGACTCATATTTCACAAACGTATCCCCGCACGCGGCGTTTCATTAGCACCCGCCACCATTTTGATGTTCGGCGGCGCCGGCTTCGTTTGTCTCGGTGTCAGGCTGAGGACCGAGCCTTTATTAGACGCTCAGCTCTCCGCAAGAGTGTTTCTCAACAACAAGCCGGAGAGGCTGCTAATTAAGGGCCAGGCTGCTGTTTGTATTTAACGAAAGGATCCTCCTCATTAGTTTGCCAGGCAGTAATTAGAGGGAGACGAAGATGATGAAGGAGTGACTGGGCGACTCAGTACAAGGCGCTGAGGCTGCAACGATGACACAGATCATAGATCAGCGTGGAGTCTGCGTTTGATGAGTTAAGTTGTAAAAAGGCCCGATGAATAACTTCCTGTCCGCCTAACGGATGTGAATGTCTTAATTGCCCATTGTGCGATTGTCTCCTATCCTCAGCGTCTTGGATTTACATGAATGCGTCGCCGCGCCCGTGCTCCACGGCACCGACGGGCCTCCCGAGCTGGCGATGACTCACGTATCTCCATATCCTCTACAATCGCGTTACATCCTTAGGGCAGGCTCATCAAAGGGAGGACGGTGTCTATTTATGACTATTTATACCGAGGCAGATCCCTGTTTCGAAAAGGGCCCCCGTCGCGTTCGTCgtagggtggggggggggtgagtcgATGGAAACCTTCCTTTTCGACCGCGCCGGCTTCCTCTCCAGCGGACAGGCGGCCTCGGCCGGCCAATCAGAGCGCGCTGCCAGCCGCCCACCTGGTGACTAGGTCTCCGCGTGGGCGGACGTGCTGCTTTCCAGCCTCTCCTCGGCTGCATGCGCAAACTCATTTGCTCATTTGCACCGTACCTTTGTGTTCTTCTAAATGggtttatatttttgtttattattactttGGTGAACTTGACTGCGGGAGGCTCCATCCTGCACGTTTTCCATTCAGACCTGAGGTGGACACATGTTCGCGCAGGGCGATGCTATTGTGTGGAAAGGTCTCAGCGCGAGGCTATTCGGCCGCTAACAGCCGGTACTGTGTCAGTCAGTGCGGTCCAGAATAAGCCGGCGCCGGCCGACTCACCCCGTCGCCCGTCGGCACCTTTCACATACAACATAcagaaatgcaaatgcagcGGCCTGCGTCCGCGTATCCCCGCTCCCCTTCGACAGCAGGTTTCTCCCTttttcgccccccccccgcagcACAAAACGTGGCCCGCGGCGACGGGGGAGAAAAGGCCGAGTCGGCTGGTTCCCTCTGCGAGCGCGGGGAAAAGCGGGGCCGAGGggctacacaaacacaaccagcaaATACGGCACCTAAGCATAAAGCAGGCTGTCACAACATGCGGCGTGGCTAATTGAATTCTTCCTGGCAGCGCTGAGAGGACGCAGGCCGTTTTATGTTTAGCTTCATTGAATTATTAAATCCAAGAAGGAGCACGTTAGCATGTGGGGGGAACATTCTCCAGACTTGTTCGGCGGCGGCGACTCTGACTCAGACCCGATGCCGCCTAACGAGACTCGAAACGAGATTACGTCTGTTAATTGCGTTACTCCCGGCCCGCATCTGCAGCGTAGATCGCCGCGTCTACATTACCTCAACcagcacccccccacacacacacacacacacagctccgcTCTGCTAATGACTTCTACTGGGTCAAGGTACAtttgagctgtttgtgttttgctcagACGCCGCGTATATTGGTGATGAATAATTGAAAAGTGGGTGCATGTGCGCATGGGTCATGAACGGGGGGGTGTACCATCCGAGTCCGATCCACACGTATGCAGACATCTGTCTGGGCCTGAAGGTGATGTGACGCTGCTCTCGGTTTCTTTCGCGGCTACCGTTGCACATTTTTCATTTCGTGCCGGTGTGCGTTTCGccccgcggcctcctcctggacgtcgtctcctcctctgcagcgcctCCCCCGGCACCACTGCATTATGTTGCATTTGCATCGTATTGCCTCTGCATTGCCTCTGCAGGACCGGCCTCCGCTTCACCCCCGCCCCCACCGCCCCCCTCTTCACTTGCCCTTCCTCATCACCCTCTCTTTCCCTTCGGCGCCAGGCCGGGGGTTCGCGCGGGGCAGGACGTAGCTCAGTAGCTTCACACACGCACCTTTGCTGCTGTGTTACGGTGTTCAGCGCTCAGGGAGGTGGCAGGGAATACGCAACTGAACGCTGCAAAGATGAagtttcaaaaaaaaaagagggggaaaTACATCAGAGGGAGGAAATCCCTGGCAGGAGGATCCCAGCTCAGCATTTTCTCCCTCACCCGCCTCTCCCCCCTCCATCTCCCTGTTTTtacctccctctcccctcttctGCATCCTGTCTCTATGGATCTCTGGCCTCTCTGCATtgaattttttttctccacgagttttttttccaattcAGGACGGGAGGCTTTCCCTGCTAGCGGTCCCCGGCCACGCCCCTCCTCTTGCCTCCTGCGTGTGAACGGccgttgcgtgtgtgtgcgcatacagCGCATGCATGCATTTAAATGTGCTGCGTCTGCGGAAGAAGGTGATATCTGAAGCCCGAGCGGGGGGACGCATAAAGCTTTTACGGCCCCTCTCACCATTAAGCCTGACGGTCCTTTGTCTCCCATCTGGGCAATACATATTTCAAAGCGGGCTCTCGCATAACAGCGTGAGGACATGCATGTTGCAGATTGTTCCTATGATGTTAATAAAGGTGGCTTATGTGGATTAAGTTGCAAACAGGTCCAACGGAGCTGGTGCCTTCACCCCAGAGGCCCAGTGTTGATGTACGGGATGTCTCAGCCGCCGGCCACAGCCAGCTTCTCAATAGGGAGCAGGCTCTTATTAAAGGGCTGTTTGTAttgcctgctgtttttttcattaGCAGGAATCTTATATCATCGCCTCTGAATATTGCATGAGGTTCGGGGAGGCTTGGTTGTCGTGACACCGCCGTAATATTTCACAACAATCAAAGATGGATGAGCCTATTCTTCTAGGTAAATAGAGGAAGGCCTGGCGCAGATGAGGAAAAGCCCAAAGACGGTGACGGTGACACAGTGAAGGGaactgagggaggaggaggaaaaagtgaTTGGAGtccataaaaatgaaaatgtactGTAAGACAAATGGAGCAGGCGAAGACGAGGGAGCAAGGTAAATGAGGGGGAAAGGGGGGCGAGGACACGAGGGGGAGACGGGGTGAGGAATCGAGGCGaagggaagaaggaggaaaaaaaatgaagtgaGAGATGGAGCTATTAGAGGGTCGGGAGAAAGACTTAGTGAAAGACCCATGCTGCTGCAAGTAATTGAAAAGACACCAGGGCTGATTTAGGGGGGGGGCTTAGCTGGGATTGTTGGGATGCTGCTAGTGAGTGAAGGAGTAGTGCAAAGGAGGAgggatgggtgtgtgtgtgttgggggggcgCTGCATTGCAGAGTGTGAGGAGCGTGAACAGTCGAACCCCCCGCGGTGCTTCCCTTCATCACCTCTACAGTCGTCATTAGCGCAGCCCGGTGCAAGCGACCCTCCGAGGCCCGTAATAAGCAGCGAGGCTGCAAAAAACATTACGGCTAAATCCACGCGAGCTAATTACCGGGGGCGCCTCCGCTTTTCGGGCGGCGGTCGCACGACGCGGGCAGATTTAAAGGAATGAGCTTAAATTTGAGGAAAAAAGAACGGTGCGCGACGGTGACGGTGTGGGAGGAAGGTCCCCGTGCTGTCACACGTGAGGGTCACACGTGCACGAAACACGCCAAGAAACTTTAAAGTAGATCAcgattccacacacacacacacacacacacacacacatatgcgtTTGATGGTGGAAAGGACCAGAAGCTTCCTCAAAGCTCACCTCGTCCACTTCCTTAACTTGCTAATACAACCGGACACCACACCAACAAACACGGctccatgacacacacacacacacacacacacacacacacacacacacacacacacacacacacacatataaggCCTGTCCGTTCTTTCCAGGGGCGCTGACATGTGATACTCGTGCCCGCTCAACCCATCTCACGTTACAGCCTCCGCACTGCGCCGCTTCATTTACACTTGAAATATTCATGTTTCTAATTTAACCCCCCGGGTGCTCAGGTGTCCCTTCCTCcacccgccccccaccccccaccccccggagGCCGAACGCCCGTAGACCTGCAGCCTAGGCGTTAAGCCACGCCCACCAACCTTGGGACTGGCTggttccctgtgtgtgtgtgtgggggctgatAGGTGGATATTGAACGCTGTATTATTAAAGGCTGTGAATTCTAAAATATTTCACACCAGGCTTTTCCAATAAAGGACAGTTTATTTGTAGAACTAATTCATGTCATTCATTATGGGCAGATAGACAATGAGCTTAGTAAAAAATGTGGACGCTTGTTCTACAAGGAATCAGACACAAATCACAtcaggtttatttaatgttatgGAGAGAAAACAATGTCAGTGTTCACTAATggaaaaagttttaaaaaaagagcCAACCTTTGTTGACTTAGCAAACAACAGAGGAAGGACGTGGTGTCTGTTCGTCCTTAAACCTGCCCCCGTTTGGTGCCACAGGCACTTTTGTTAGACCATTAACTAAATAGGGGCTATTTATCTTAAACAGTTTTCAGGCCACTGTGGCAATAAACCAAACAGAGGCCACTCCTCTGCACAAACAAGGCAGCTCCTGCGTTACCGGCGCTCTGTTTATACCAGACACCTCTAGTCACACTGTGTTAGCTCGTAGCATCTGGGCTCGAGAGCTGCCAAGATCATATTTGTGTAAGACATGGCTTCATGGAATATGAGTTAGTCCCCCTCATGCGTCTTAGCAGCCTCACAGTGTTATAGTAGAGGAAGGCGCCCATAGTTGTTTTCAAAGGACTTCCGAGGGCAGGTTTCAGCCAGGTGCTTGGTTAATTGACCACCAGCCCAGTGTTGTAGAGGTCAGCGGTCCTGGACCTGGGTTCAGTTACTGGGACTTCCAGTAACCGCTTCCTCCCACACTCCAAAAACATGCTGTCAGCTGGACTGGACTCTACTGTACATGGTCTGCAGCCGAGCGTGAGTGATAGTGGAAATGAGTGAGCgtgacacacatgcatataAGATCCACTCCCAGCGTAACTCTCCTGctgttttcctttaaatgtgttttatttgtgcacctGACCATTTGAGGTAATACAGAGCAGGGCTGCCTCGGTCCCATCTGTCACTCAACTTCCCAGACGTCTCCGATTGGCTGCTTTGGTGCTGCAAGGAGGGGCAAACGCAGGGACGGCCGAGTGCAGCTTGTGGCTTGATGTTCATTGAAAACGTGATGTCTGTAGTTGCAGATGATAAGCATCTTACTAGAAGGATGTTCATTTTGATTCTGGCGACCCACATCTTCCCTATTCGGAGTAACAGCTACAGATCTAGCAGGTATATGTGGAATGCAAAGAATGCTTGGTTCATGCTAGATCATGTCctgtgtggtgggtggagagTCATTTGAGTCTACCTTCGCTCCAACCCCCAAACATGGTTAAATTACAGCCCAAATATAGTAAAACAATCCAGCCCTTACTTTAGTTTTTTGATGTCTAGGAATGACCTTCATGCCTGCGTTCCGTATCGGTGCTGTTCTAAAAGGCGCACGCGGCAGCGGCGCCGTAGCCTGCTTTGCCTTACTAGGACAAGCCAACGCGGACTCATCGACAGAAGCAGCAGGGTTTATTCAAACTCCCACTTGCCttttcaaaaaaagaaaaagaaaaaaaaagaacccaaCATCCCAGTTACAGCATGTtcctgttgcctagcaaccagcTAGgtcttgagagagagagagagagagagagagagagagagagaggggaggagaggcgTCATAGATGTGTATGTACGGCCACAGCTGAGTGTTAGAGCAAACACTGTGTgctgcttctccatctctgtctgcgGCTCTCGCTCTCCACAGCCTCACCGTCATGTAATGGAGCACAGTAGTACACGCTGAGTCCTTCCTCCTGTGCCCGCCATCACCCACCGCTGCACATGGGAGAGGTGATTAAGCGTCAACTCACGCACACTTGTTGTGCTTACAGATCGAAGCGTGAGAAAAGATGACATAAGACGTAATGTAAAGTTCATGgtcttttatttgaaaaaaaaaaaaaagactagcATGTACAACTTGGAATGAATGTAAACTGAACTCAGATTAACAGCTGTGACGACTGGTGCGCTGACGCTCCCAACAACATGAGCTGCGAACACAGCACACACCCCCACTACACTCTTATCTGAGTtgagaaacagaagaaaaagaaaagtgaagGCCAGTGATTCTCTCTTGCAAGAAAAGAGGACAGACACTCCATCTCAGtgaaagaacaaaataaaacaaaaaaactaacgGAAAGCTCACCATAAGACTTTAAGCCAAACCCTCCTTTCCAAAGGGTAGGACGCACAACTACTAAGATGGCCATCCAAGTaacataacaaaaacaaaagaacatgcCAGacatttgaaaatgtattttttgtacactgtttttgttttttttcactttttatctAGCATACAATTAAGTCCCATTCCACTTTAATGCTTGAGCTAGAACCTGGTATATGCTCTCATCTTAACAGTACAGGGCTCCTCtccaaatacaaaaaaaactgtACCAAACCAACAAGAGGACAGCTTATAGTGGAATCAGCACGCTCTGGTAGCCCGGAGGAAGGATGAGGGGGCGGGGGGTTAGTGCTCCGGTCTCAAGCTGCATGCatgaagaacagaaaacagagagaaagaagagatgGCCAGCCCAGACATTTACCACTAGCAAATGGAACTGGAAGGAGTTCgccaaatgcttttgctttagtCTGAAGGTAGCAGTTACAGGGTTTGTTATTATCTTTACTTGTTAAGTACTGATGCTAAATTGATCTCTGGGGGGAGGGGACAGGGTCACTAACCATCATTTTCATGCAgatgtttttgtatatttttatttttttcctctgtaGACAGAAGGATATTTTATTTCAACATTCAATTATTTTCTATACAGAAACAGTATGAAtaaatgaacattttttttctcaagaggtaagtaaaacattttgatttttttttcttttttgtttcttctaaGAGGGGACAGGGCGGGGCGAGCGAGGTTCACTTTGCAGTCATCATCTGTACAAActctgcagagaggagagaaaaaaaaacaataaggacATCAGGTTCAGGGCTTTGGCACCGCCTGTTGCCAGAAAGAGCAGTCACCTGCTAAATTGGTAAATgctttattaattttttaatcAACTTGAACAGGTTCGGAACACACATCCTAATTAGTGTCCCCTTTCCAAATGGGTTCCATGTTCATCTCATTAAACTCATTTGATTAAAAACCTCATGCCTTGTGCTTACAGTTGAGAAACAATGTGTTGGcaatatgcacacacatacacacacacagataaaagacacattagaaaaacaagaggacgCTTTAATTGTCCCTGGAGAACATATCATATATAATATGTTCTGTGGTATAATTGGATGGATGTAGAAGTAGGGCACTGTTCAGCCAAGACTTATGGACTGTTCATAATGTATCAACAGCCTTCGAGAAAATGAGCACAGGCTCTCATGTAATGTGCCGAGGGACCAATACTAGTAGGAAGtgaagaaagagggagaggagagtgaAAGGCTCTGACGTGCAGATGATAGCACAGAAGGATGGTTTTGCCCATCTCTGTTTCAGCAAGCTCTATACCTCCTATGTAATAACTAATATGTGTGGCTGGCGTGTCTCTCAGTAGCCCTCAGAGAAATACAAAGCTTGGAAAATGAATACTCTGCTCCCCCCCTTTAATAAAGGATTCTGTGGTGGCCTAGAAATTAAAGCTATTTGTGCACTTTGAGATTTCGGTTTGTGCTTCCTCAAGTAGGTTCGAGACATGTAGTTTGTTTGTACCTTCATAGTTGACCTGTCCGTCTCCATCGATATCTGCTTCTCTGATCATCTCATCCACTTCTTCGTCCGTTAGCTTCTCTCCAAGGTTCGTCATGACATGACGGAGTTCTGCTGCGCTTATGTAGCCATTTCCATCCTGGAAACACAGCATGggatcaaaaaacaaaacacatacaaatacatatataataatattcctATCAGACAGATTTCTGAGCTGGCATGGCAGCTGTCATTGTTAAGCAAGCAAAAATTGGAAATCGAGGACTTGGTTATgttagacttttattttttaggtCATTTTAAGTAAAAGGTTTAAAATAGATATAAAGACAATTGTTTGGACTACAGAGAAATACAACCATCTAATCAAAGACTCAAATATTACCTTGTCAAATACTCGGAAAGCCTCGCGGatctcctcctcactgtctgtGTCTTTCATTTTTCTGGCCATCATGGTGAGGAACTCAGGGAAGTCAATGGTACCATTACCTGTAATAGGTGATCAATGAGGACCATTTAATCAGCAAAAACTACAATTAACTCAAAAGCAAACTCGGATGAGCAGAAATAACAAAGCACTTAGCTGATGAAAAGCTATTTTTTCCTGTGAATTTACATTGCTGTATGAGCTATAGCCAATCTCTTGAGCTGTCCTGTGACTATGCAACTTAGGACATGAGTCATAGCAGAAGAGGAAGCAGCCTGCGTATCGTTTCACTATACACCTCCCTTTGTGGGGGTTgtatgtgtgtctctgcattttgctttttttcctccgGGAAGCCCTGGAGTTGCATATGTTATACACAGGCAACAGGActgcaagggggggggggggtaacccACGGCCATTCATCTATAATgtagatgtacagtatactgtgtaGCTTGTCCTTTAAGGAACCTGGAAGAtttttctgcttcctctgctggaAAGTAATTGGGGGGTGAAGTAGCAGAGGAAGTAGGGAAGTAGCGTTATCCTAGAGTCCATCAGAAAAGGTCAGTGAGGGTGGTATTACTAATGCCAGCTGGTGTGTTGATGCTATAGGATCAATATCTTTGGTGCAGTTTTAAAACAGGATTAGCAGAAGCGGCTCAACCATAGAAAGAAGGAAGTAAACCATGTTTGTGGCAGGCACAGACAGTCAGAGTTGAAATTTGTGATTGACTGAGGTGAAGGTCAGGGACAGGGGATTAGTCCTGGGGTGTGATGGATGGAGCACAAGGAACTGTATGCAGATTTAAGCAATAACAGAGCATGCCTCGGAGAAGAATTGGACAGAAGAACAgattaaatgtgtgtatttgaaatgaaaagagATCTGTGTTGTGATGGGGCAGATGGGGATCTTATAGCCCCGGGTAAAAATCTAAGGACCTGTTATCTAACACACATaggccaccagcagctccaagGGAGCACAAGCTGCTACTGGGGGGGTTGGGTGCCACTGTCACGGAGAAGAGCAGGACTACAACTGGAAAGCCATCATCTCAAGGGGAAGAACAACTTGATAGAAACAGGGCACATAGCGAGTGATATCTGCACCACTCCACCTCAGgccagctgctgtgatggaggaaagaggaaagggTGGGGGGTGGAAGGAGCCATGAAGAATAGGAGAATGGAAGGCGGGGAGAGATAGAAAatggtgggagggagggagaggaaaaaaaagaccaagagggagggagtgggcgcaagagaagaagatggagatgaGGGAGATGTGAAGAGGAAAGAATATAAGGAGTGAACCGAGTGGGAGATGGTGCGATTACACATAAGAGATGCTGACGCAAACTATAGAAGGCTgaggcgcgcgcgcgtgtgtgtggtcATCATTTTTTCTGCATCACAAAGCCAACCTCTATTCTGAGACAAGAAGGATGGGTAGGATTGTGTAGTGATGACGAGCAATGAGCTGCAGCTAAAGCTGGTACTTTTGTCATACTGTTACATAACCCATAATTAAATAGTTTAATCTTGTCTGATACatgatttcattttcttttacatgttttacatCGTTACAGTCTGCCCATACCATCAGCTCAGGCATGTGTGATTAGTTTGTGACCCGATGAGGGTGTCTGTGCAATCAACAGCAGTGAATCACTTGATACTGTAATCCATGCTGTTCCGAATCTGCAGCGTGGCTTTTACAATAAAATCACTACGAGACTATTTCTTATAGCAGCTCTTTATCTAAagctctccatcctctcctcctttctttgccATAGCTGCCTTGTTTGGTAAATAAAGCTGATTTACAATGGGCCAGATGACATCCCATGGCCGCCGATGTGGGTACTGGATGTGCAAAGCGCAAAGAGGCCTTATGTAACCACTTTTATTTTCCATTACCAGCTTCATTGCTGTCTGACCTAGATTGCATCAGCCAAGGGAGGCAGAGGCGAACAAGGGGATGTTAGTGAtcgagggtgtgtgtgtgtatggttgCTCTTGCTTGTAACTGAAGGAAAGGGGGAGGGATGCTGAAAATGGTGGGAGGACGTTTCAATAAAGTGGCAGCCAAGCTGCGGTGGAATTGATTTTCCCTGATCAATACAGTCCCATTTACAAAATCCTATAAGCTGACAGAGCACCACTGGGGTGAAGGCCTCACTGACAGCCAACATCCTCGATGCTACTGCCCAAGGACGGCCAGCTGGAAAGCCACTTGCCaactttccctctctctttctgtctgtcttttaatcactcactctctctgtctctcgctctcaaTCACAGTGCCCCTGGGACTCACTGCTGCAGAGTAGACTCAGTGGACAGGGCAGGAGGCAAATAGCACAATCTGAATTATGGCGCTCAGCATTTGGCACCATCGCTGACAAGTTTTTGACAATGCCTGCTCTACGTCCCACCACTGCAAGCACCTCCTGCACATCCATATCATCATTGTTAGCTGTGATGGAGCTGAACAAACAGTGACTAAAGTGCTGACACAGAAGGACACGTCATGTGAAAATAAGCTGGCTGGACAGTTGGCTTGGACAGTTGGTTGACAGTTGGCAGGAAAAAGGGAGggacacagctgctgtgtttcaaGATGGGGCAGTAATGGATGCTCCATCTAATCCCTCGACCATTTGTAACAGAGGTTTTACCACGTAGCTAATGCAATAAAATGCTGATTGGTTTTCAATGGTTTTATAACACTAGAGCCAGGATTTAAGCCGTGCCTGGAATCTTAAGAGTGCCTTCTGCAGGAATGTCATAATGAACACATTATCGGCCTAAATACTGACTGTGACATTTCAGGAAGTGTAGTCAAATGATTAAGGACCTCCTTTTTAAAAATCATCTTATGTTCTTATGTTTAGTGATATTACAGGTGCAGAGTTTCAATGCGGATGTTCAAAACAAACTTGAATCATGCTGGTACTTTATGATCAAGTGTAATGCTTACCATCAGCGTCCACCTCATTGATCATGTCTTGCAGCTCAGCCTCTGTGGGGTTCTGGCCCAGCGACCTCATGACTGTGCCAAGCTCTTTGGTGGTAATGGTGCCGTCACCATCCTTGTCGAATAAGGAGAAAGCCTCCTTGAACTCTGCAGGGGTAGAGATGAAAATCAGAGCTTAGATTAATGCTGCTGTGCAGAGACAGTAAGGGGTTGTGTTAGGATGCTGCAGTCAGGTCCTAAAGGTTAATTGATTCTTGTTTGCGACATGACTGCTGGGGCTGGGTAAACTCATCAGGCTCATGCTTGTCTGTAATTTGGCCTAGATGGATGGGAACTAAAGTTGAAGTTGTACATGCGGTGAACTCAACCACAAAAAGATCTTATCTCAAATTGTGAAAGAACAAAAATGAGGAGAACTTATaggcagaaacagtaaaaaaacGTTCACTGTAAGTACTTTTTACGAGACATTTCTTTATCCTAGAGGCCATAAAAAACTCATTTAGTAAAAGGGAATATTAAACATTAGCCTTAGCAAGATAATTTGCCACAGAGGGGGTTGGACAAGGAAGAAGCTGTGTAGCCTCCATTGTTA harbors:
- the calm1b gene encoding calmodulin-1b, whose amino-acid sequence is MADQLTEEQIAEFKEAFSLFDKDGDGTITTKELGTVMRSLGQNPTEAELQDMINEVDADGNGTIDFPEFLTMMARKMKDTDSEEEIREAFRVFDKDGNGYISAAELRHVMTNLGEKLTDEEVDEMIREADIDGDGQVNYEEFVQMMTAK